From the Rhodothermales bacterium genome, one window contains:
- a CDS encoding TrkA family potassium uptake protein, with amino-acid sequence MKRFIVVGLGNFGSSVAEALYVQGHDVIAIDMNEDAVDRMAAHVTRAAVGDGRVLETLDRLGARGCDAGIISTGDDITSSILAAMALRDLETREIFVKVVSKDHARVMSRMGVTESIFPEREAALNLGTRLARKTVFNYVNLGNGVSLQEMAVPDDWEGKTLRDLSLREHFKVSVVAVHDVLTNTMRVPPDPDTALLESDTLLVAGNEKNLERLSRLR; translated from the coding sequence ATGAAACGGTTTATCGTCGTCGGGCTGGGAAATTTCGGGTCGAGCGTCGCCGAGGCGCTGTACGTGCAGGGCCACGATGTGATCGCGATCGATATGAACGAGGATGCCGTCGACCGGATGGCGGCACACGTGACGCGCGCGGCGGTCGGCGACGGGCGCGTGCTCGAGACGCTCGATCGGCTGGGCGCACGCGGATGCGACGCCGGCATCATCTCGACCGGCGACGACATCACCTCCAGCATCCTCGCGGCAATGGCGCTGCGCGACCTGGAGACGCGGGAGATCTTCGTGAAGGTGGTTTCAAAGGATCATGCCCGCGTCATGTCCCGGATGGGCGTCACAGAATCGATCTTCCCGGAACGCGAGGCCGCCCTGAACCTGGGCACGCGCCTCGCCCGGAAAACGGTCTTCAACTACGTCAACCTGGGGAACGGCGTCAGCCTGCAGGAGATGGCGGTGCCGGACGACTGGGAGGGGAAAACGCTCCGCGACCTGTCGCTGCGGGAGCATTTCAAGGTATCGGTGGTGGCCGTGCACGACGTGCTCACCAACACGATGCGGGTGCCGCCGGACCCGGACACGGCGCTCCTCGAATCGGATACCCTCCTCGTCGCCGGCAACGAAAAGAACCTCGAACGGCTCTCTCGGCTGCGCTAG
- a CDS encoding TrkH family potassium uptake protein — MRSELWNPGMRRHDSIWRRLSPPQLFVGSFLLLIVLGVAALQGLPGVYAGERLSLLDALFTVTSAVCVTGLIVVDTATFFTPFGQGVILVLIQLGGLGIIAFTTVVLVALGRRLSLRHEQLAAGTLDVAPQVDYRQLVRSVIVFTVLIELVGGALLFLFWLPEMGAVDAWWPALFHSVSAFCNAGFSVFSDSLVGYQQAPFTQGVIMSLIVVGGIGFLTLEELMLYRKSGRRFRMTLHSRMVLTMTGLLIGGGWVFFTLFEWDNTLTDLPAWARVLNGLFISVTARTAGFNTIDYAQASDSTNFLTMILMSIGGSPGSTAGGLKTTTVALIALQAWSRLRGREVVSIWDRSIPPETTQRAVGLFALSAVIITATIFVFTSTETTDARLHQGFLHYAFETVSAFNTVGLSMGVTDDLTVTGRLTIITLMFVGRVGLLTVAASLARRALEPVGGFRYAYEEVLVG; from the coding sequence ATGCGATCCGAGCTCTGGAATCCGGGCATGCGCCGGCACGATTCGATCTGGCGCCGACTTTCCCCGCCTCAATTGTTTGTCGGTTCCTTTCTGTTGCTCATCGTGCTGGGTGTGGCGGCGCTGCAAGGGCTGCCCGGCGTTTATGCCGGCGAACGGCTGAGCCTGCTCGATGCCCTGTTCACCGTCACCAGCGCCGTCTGCGTCACGGGGCTTATCGTGGTCGATACGGCCACCTTTTTTACCCCGTTCGGCCAGGGTGTCATTCTCGTGCTCATCCAGCTGGGCGGGCTGGGGATCATCGCGTTTACGACGGTCGTGCTCGTCGCCCTCGGCCGCCGGCTCTCGCTGCGTCACGAACAGCTCGCTGCCGGGACCCTCGACGTCGCGCCGCAGGTGGATTATCGCCAGCTTGTGCGCAGCGTCATCGTCTTCACCGTGTTGATCGAACTCGTCGGGGGGGCGCTGCTCTTTCTGTTCTGGCTCCCGGAGATGGGGGCGGTCGATGCCTGGTGGCCGGCGCTGTTTCATTCGGTGAGCGCGTTTTGCAATGCCGGCTTTTCCGTCTTTTCCGACTCGCTGGTGGGTTATCAGCAGGCCCCCTTCACGCAGGGCGTGATCATGAGCCTCATCGTGGTGGGCGGGATCGGGTTTCTGACGCTCGAAGAACTGATGCTGTACCGGAAGTCGGGCCGGCGCTTCCGGATGACCCTCCACTCCCGGATGGTGCTGACGATGACGGGGCTGCTGATCGGCGGGGGCTGGGTGTTTTTTACCCTGTTCGAGTGGGACAATACGCTGACCGACCTGCCGGCCTGGGCGCGCGTGCTCAACGGCCTGTTTATCAGCGTGACGGCCCGCACGGCCGGATTCAACACGATCGACTATGCCCAGGCGTCCGACAGCACGAATTTTCTCACGATGATCCTCATGTCGATCGGCGGCTCGCCGGGGTCGACGGCGGGCGGGCTCAAGACGACCACCGTCGCCCTCATCGCGCTGCAGGCGTGGAGCCGGCTCCGCGGACGCGAGGTGGTCAGCATCTGGGACCGCTCGATCCCCCCCGAAACGACGCAGCGGGCCGTCGGCCTGTTCGCACTGTCGGCGGTCATCATCACCGCCACGATCTTTGTGTTTACCTCAACGGAAACGACGGATGCGCGGCTGCATCAGGGGTTTCTGCATTATGCGTTCGAAACGGTGAGCGCGTTCAACACGGTCGGGCTGTCGATGGGGGTGACGGACGACCTCACGGTCACCGGCCGGCTCACCATCATCACGCTCATGTTCGTCGGCCGCGTCGGCCTGCTGACGGTCGCGGCCTCGCTGGCGCGACGGGCGCTGGAACCGGTAGGCGGGTTTCGCTACGCCTACGAGGAAGTGCTCGTCGGCTGA
- a CDS encoding GMC family oxidoreductase: MPTTSPTHAGTVHIARPAEPFDAIVVGSGMSGGIVAKELTEQGLKVLLLERGRHYEHGAGYTTEHRAPWEFPYRGEVPPAEERRDYAVQSLHYSFSDATRRYFIKDSERPYVQEAPYRWIAANIVGGRSILWARQSYRWSDLDFEANARDGVGVDWPIRYADVLPWYEYIERFVGITGSAEGLPQLPDSLFLPPMEMNVVEKAAKAGIEARFPERKLIIGRAAVLSQAHNGRAACHYCGPCERGCSTASYYSTLGVALPVAMATGNLTLRPDSVVHSVIYDAGTNRATGVRVIDANTKEMTEVSGRLVFLCASTLGTAQIMLNSTSRTFPNGIANSSGVLGHYLLDHHAHLGASGQIEGYEDRYYYGNRPNGVYVPRFRNVNRATRRSDYLRGFGFQGSASRSSWSRGRSMPGFGADFKHALRDPGPWQLGLGGFGETLPNYDNHCRLDPDTVDAWGMPILRLNVTRGENERAMRKDILATAGEMLEAAGAKNIRTYENESPPGFGNHEMGSARMGRDPKTSVLNGNNQTHDVPNLFVTDGACMTSSACQNPSLTYMALSARAAHFAVDAMKRGDL, translated from the coding sequence ATGCCAACGACCTCCCCTACGCACGCCGGCACCGTCCACATCGCGCGCCCCGCCGAGCCGTTCGACGCGATCGTCGTCGGCTCCGGCATGTCCGGCGGTATCGTAGCCAAGGAATTGACCGAGCAGGGGCTCAAGGTGCTCCTGCTGGAACGCGGCCGGCACTACGAACATGGCGCCGGATACACGACCGAACACCGCGCTCCCTGGGAATTTCCCTACCGCGGCGAGGTGCCGCCGGCGGAGGAGCGGCGCGATTATGCCGTCCAGAGCCTCCACTACTCCTTCAGCGACGCCACCCGGCGCTATTTCATCAAGGATAGCGAGCGGCCGTACGTGCAGGAAGCGCCGTACCGCTGGATCGCCGCCAACATCGTCGGGGGGCGCTCGATCCTCTGGGCCCGCCAGTCGTACCGCTGGAGCGACCTCGACTTCGAGGCCAACGCCCGCGACGGGGTGGGGGTAGACTGGCCGATCCGGTATGCGGACGTCCTGCCGTGGTATGAATACATCGAGCGGTTTGTGGGGATTACGGGGTCGGCCGAGGGCCTGCCGCAGCTGCCGGACAGCCTCTTCCTGCCGCCGATGGAGATGAACGTCGTCGAGAAAGCGGCCAAGGCCGGCATCGAAGCCCGCTTCCCCGAGCGCAAGCTGATCATCGGCCGCGCCGCCGTGCTGTCGCAGGCGCACAACGGCCGCGCCGCCTGCCACTACTGCGGCCCCTGCGAGCGCGGGTGCTCGACGGCATCCTACTACAGCACCCTCGGCGTGGCGCTCCCCGTGGCGATGGCGACAGGCAACCTGACGCTGCGCCCGGACAGCGTCGTCCACAGCGTCATCTACGACGCCGGCACCAACCGGGCGACGGGCGTGCGCGTCATCGATGCCAACACAAAGGAGATGACCGAGGTCTCGGGCCGGCTCGTCTTTCTCTGCGCCTCCACCCTCGGCACGGCGCAGATCATGCTCAACTCCACCTCGCGCACATTCCCGAACGGCATCGCCAACTCGAGCGGCGTGCTCGGGCACTATCTACTGGATCATCATGCCCACCTCGGCGCGTCCGGACAGATCGAGGGCTACGAGGATCGCTACTACTACGGCAACCGCCCGAACGGCGTCTACGTCCCGCGCTTCCGCAACGTCAACCGGGCGACGCGCCGGTCCGACTACCTCCGCGGGTTCGGCTTTCAGGGCAGCGCGTCGCGGTCCAGCTGGTCGCGCGGCCGATCGATGCCGGGCTTCGGGGCCGATTTTAAACACGCCCTGCGCGACCCGGGCCCCTGGCAGCTTGGCCTGGGCGGCTTCGGCGAGACGCTCCCGAACTACGACAACCACTGCCGGCTCGACCCGGACACGGTCGACGCCTGGGGCATGCCCATCCTGCGGCTGAATGTGACGCGCGGGGAAAACGAGCGCGCCATGCGCAAGGATATCCTCGCCACGGCCGGCGAGATGCTGGAGGCCGCCGGCGCGAAAAACATCCGCACCTATGAAAACGAAAGTCCGCCCGGTTTCGGCAACCACGAGATGGGGTCCGCGCGGATGGGCCGCGACCCGAAGACCTCCGTGCTCAACGGCAACAACCAGACACACGACGTCCCGAACCTGTTCGTGACCGACGGCGCCTGCATGACGTCCTCGGCGTGCCAGAACCCCTCGCTGACCTACATGGCGCTCTCCGCGCGAGCGGCTCACTTCGCCGTGGACGCCATGAAACGCGGCGATCTGTGA
- a CDS encoding GMC family oxidoreductase: protein MPSYDIAIIGTGAGGGTLAYALRDAGLSILLIERGDYLPQEPENWDPEAAYFRSRYKTTETWEDAAGNAYRPGIHYYVGGNTKVYGAALPRFRKEDFEALEHEGGTSPAWPVTYDELEPYYAEAERIFGVHGEAGGDPTEPPRSGPYPHSPIPHEPYIADLSARLRRQGLHPFYYPMGIDLRPGGRCIRCKTCDGFPCQVLAKSDADTRCVRPALERPNVTLWTRARARRLLTDASGRVVTGIEVERDGAVDTVTAGTVVVACGAVNSAALLLRSANGAHPNGLANSSGLVGRNYMVHNNAGLVAIDPRRRNDVVFQKTLAINDFYLSSPGFPYPMGNLQLVGKVQPAMIAPVKPHVPRFALKMMTDRSIDWWVMSEDLPDPANRVEVTPAGGIRIHWKANNLVAHKKLQEAATTMLKDAGYPFVFIEEMGIATNSHQCGTARFGADPATAVLDPYCKAYDLDNLYVMDASFFPSSAAMNPALTIAAQALRVAETIAPRSPKP from the coding sequence ATGCCTTCCTACGATATCGCCATCATCGGCACCGGCGCCGGCGGCGGGACGCTGGCCTATGCGCTCCGCGACGCCGGCCTGTCGATCCTCCTGATCGAACGGGGAGACTACCTCCCGCAGGAGCCGGAAAACTGGGACCCCGAAGCCGCGTATTTCCGGAGCCGGTACAAGACCACCGAGACCTGGGAAGACGCTGCCGGCAACGCCTATCGCCCCGGCATCCACTACTACGTCGGCGGGAATACCAAGGTGTACGGCGCGGCCCTGCCGCGATTCCGGAAGGAGGATTTCGAGGCGCTGGAGCACGAGGGCGGCACCTCGCCGGCGTGGCCCGTCACGTACGACGAACTGGAGCCCTATTATGCCGAGGCCGAGCGGATCTTTGGGGTGCATGGCGAAGCCGGCGGCGACCCGACCGAGCCGCCGCGCTCCGGGCCGTATCCGCATTCCCCCATCCCCCACGAGCCGTACATCGCCGACCTGTCCGCTCGGCTCCGGCGTCAGGGCCTCCACCCGTTTTATTACCCTATGGGGATCGACCTGCGCCCCGGCGGACGCTGCATCCGATGCAAGACCTGCGACGGCTTCCCCTGCCAGGTCCTCGCCAAAAGCGACGCCGACACCCGGTGCGTCCGCCCCGCGCTGGAACGTCCGAACGTGACGTTATGGACCCGCGCCAGGGCGCGCCGGCTGCTCACCGACGCATCCGGCCGGGTGGTGACGGGGATCGAAGTGGAACGGGACGGCGCGGTGGACACCGTGACGGCCGGCACCGTCGTCGTCGCGTGCGGGGCCGTGAATTCGGCGGCGCTGCTGCTGCGCTCGGCCAATGGCGCGCATCCGAACGGGCTGGCGAACAGCTCCGGACTCGTCGGGCGCAACTACATGGTGCACAACAACGCCGGCCTAGTGGCGATCGACCCGCGCCGGCGCAACGACGTCGTCTTCCAGAAAACGCTGGCGATAAACGACTTCTACCTCAGCAGTCCGGGCTTCCCCTACCCGATGGGCAACCTCCAGCTGGTGGGCAAGGTGCAGCCGGCGATGATCGCGCCCGTCAAACCCCACGTGCCGCGCTTCGCCCTCAAGATGATGACGGACCGGAGCATCGACTGGTGGGTGATGTCCGAGGACCTCCCCGACCCGGCGAACCGCGTCGAGGTGACGCCGGCCGGCGGGATTCGGATTCACTGGAAGGCGAACAACCTCGTCGCCCACAAAAAACTCCAGGAAGCCGCCACGACGATGCTCAAGGATGCCGGCTATCCGTTCGTCTTCATCGAGGAGATGGGCATCGCCACCAACTCGCACCAGTGCGGCACCGCCCGCTTCGGCGCCGATCCCGCCACCGCCGTCCTGGATCCCTACTGCAAGGCGTACGACCTCGACAACCTCTACGTGATGGACGCCTCGTTTTTTCCGTCCTCCGCCGCCATGAACCCCGCCCTCACCATCGCCGCCCAGGCCCTCCGCGTCGCCGAGACCATCGCACCCCGTTCCCCAAAACCGTAG
- a CDS encoding serine hydrolase domain-containing protein has product MHAPSRLAFFLLVLFLAPLSLRAQQMPVAAPEELGFSTQRLERLTDVLQGYVDRGQMSGSVVLVARHGQIAYLKAFGQRDVESSAPMPEDAIFRIASQSKATVSVAIMMLQEEGKLLISDPVSTYIPEFANTTVAVPKEGGGYDVVPAKRPITLRDLLTHTAGIGYGGGPAADQWKEAGIQGWYFADRDEPVGATVARMGALPMDAQPGERFVYGYNTDILGAVVEKASGMPLDAFLRERLFEPLGMNDTHFYLPTNKTGRLATVYSSKEDGSGIEKAPDPGHMVGQGMYVKGPRKSFSGGAGLLSTARDYAAFLQMMLDGGVGNGHRILSPKSVELMTVSHLRDIPYGTPGVGFGLGFSVLEDLGDRGTPGTLGEFGWGGAYHSTYWVDPKEDLVVVYFTQLIPARQIDDHDKLRVAIYQALLE; this is encoded by the coding sequence ATGCACGCCCCGTCCCGCCTCGCCTTTTTTCTTCTGGTCCTGTTTCTCGCCCCGCTGTCGCTCCGCGCGCAGCAGATGCCGGTCGCCGCGCCGGAGGAGCTCGGTTTTTCGACACAGCGCCTGGAGCGGCTGACGGATGTCCTGCAGGGCTATGTCGATCGGGGCCAGATGTCCGGATCGGTCGTGCTTGTGGCCCGGCACGGGCAGATCGCCTACCTCAAGGCCTTCGGGCAGCGCGATGTGGAGTCCAGCGCCCCGATGCCGGAGGATGCGATCTTCCGGATCGCGTCCCAGTCGAAGGCGACGGTCAGCGTCGCCATCATGATGCTCCAGGAAGAGGGGAAGCTGCTCATCAGCGACCCGGTCAGCACCTACATCCCCGAGTTCGCGAACACGACGGTGGCGGTGCCAAAGGAAGGCGGCGGCTACGACGTGGTGCCGGCGAAGCGCCCGATCACGCTCCGCGACCTGCTTACGCACACGGCCGGCATCGGCTACGGCGGCGGGCCGGCGGCAGATCAATGGAAGGAGGCCGGCATCCAGGGCTGGTATTTCGCCGATCGCGACGAGCCGGTCGGGGCGACCGTCGCACGGATGGGCGCGCTGCCGATGGACGCGCAGCCCGGTGAGCGTTTTGTCTACGGCTACAATACGGACATCCTCGGCGCGGTGGTCGAGAAGGCCTCGGGCATGCCACTCGACGCGTTTCTGCGCGAACGCCTGTTCGAGCCGCTGGGGATGAACGACACGCATTTTTATCTCCCGACGAACAAGACCGGCCGCCTCGCAACGGTCTATTCGTCGAAGGAGGATGGTTCGGGGATCGAAAAGGCGCCGGATCCGGGGCACATGGTGGGGCAGGGGATGTACGTCAAGGGCCCGCGCAAGAGCTTCAGCGGCGGCGCCGGCCTGCTCTCGACCGCCCGCGACTACGCGGCCTTTCTGCAGATGATGCTCGACGGCGGCGTGGGCAACGGGCACCGCATCCTCTCGCCGAAGAGCGTCGAGTTGATGACGGTGAGCCACCTGCGCGACATCCCCTACGGCACGCCCGGCGTGGGCTTCGGGCTCGGGTTTTCGGTGCTGGAGGATCTGGGGGATCGCGGGACGCCGGGTACGCTCGGCGAGTTCGGATGGGGCGGGGCGTACCATTCGACGTACTGGGTCGACCCGAAGGAGGATCTCGTGGTGGTGTATTTCACCCAGCTCATCCCGGCGCGCCAGATCGACGATCACGACAAGCTCCGTGTCGCGATTTACCAGGCGTTGCTTGAATGA
- the moeB gene encoding molybdopterin-synthase adenylyltransferase MoeB → MLTQEERERYSRHLILPDVGEAGQEKLKAASVLLVGAGGLGAPLALYLAAAGVGRIGLVDFDTVDATNLQRQVLYGQQDVGRRKLDAAAERLADLNPHIRIERHPVHLTSENALDLIRRYDVVADGTDNFPTRYLVNDACVLTGTPNAYGSIFRFEGQVSVFAAEGGPCYRCIFPEPPPPGLVPSCAEGGVLGVLPGMVGTMQANEVIKLILGIGEPLIGRLMLVDALSMKVREWKVRRDPECPVCGDHPTQTTLIDYDAFCGIPPAGAVAEITVQELHARRQDGEAPFLLDVRNPAEAEAASMGADLLIPLGELAMRLEELEAYRHQAVVIHCRSGARSAQAAQLLVDAGFTRVSNLKGGIIAWSKEVDPSVPAY, encoded by the coding sequence ATGCTCACACAGGAAGAACGCGAACGCTACAGTCGGCACCTCATCCTTCCGGATGTCGGCGAGGCGGGCCAGGAGAAGCTCAAGGCGGCTTCGGTGCTGCTGGTGGGCGCCGGCGGCCTCGGCGCCCCGCTCGCGCTCTACCTCGCGGCGGCCGGCGTGGGGCGGATCGGGCTGGTGGATTTTGATACCGTCGATGCCACCAACCTGCAGCGGCAGGTGCTGTATGGGCAGCAGGACGTCGGCCGGCGCAAGCTCGATGCCGCCGCCGAACGGCTGGCGGACCTCAACCCGCATATCCGGATCGAACGCCACCCGGTCCACCTGACCAGCGAAAACGCGCTCGACCTCATCCGCCGGTACGATGTCGTGGCGGACGGGACCGACAATTTTCCTACCCGCTACCTCGTCAACGACGCCTGTGTGCTGACCGGTACACCCAACGCCTACGGCTCCATCTTCCGGTTCGAGGGGCAGGTCTCGGTTTTTGCCGCCGAAGGCGGGCCGTGTTACCGGTGCATCTTCCCCGAGCCGCCGCCGCCCGGCCTGGTGCCGTCGTGCGCCGAGGGCGGGGTGCTGGGCGTGCTGCCGGGCATGGTCGGGACGATGCAGGCCAACGAAGTGATCAAGCTGATCCTGGGCATCGGCGAGCCGCTCATCGGCCGGCTCATGCTGGTGGATGCGCTATCGATGAAGGTTCGCGAGTGGAAGGTGCGGCGCGACCCGGAGTGCCCCGTCTGCGGCGACCATCCCACCCAGACGACCCTTATCGATTACGATGCGTTTTGCGGGATCCCGCCGGCAGGCGCCGTCGCCGAGATCACCGTGCAGGAGCTGCACGCGCGCCGGCAAGACGGCGAGGCCCCATTCCTGCTGGACGTCCGCAACCCCGCCGAAGCCGAAGCCGCCAGCATGGGCGCCGATCTCCTGATCCCGCTGGGGGAACTGGCGATGCGCCTCGAGGAGCTGGAAGCCTACCGCCATCAAGCCGTGGTTATCCACTGCCGCTCGGGAGCCCGGTCGGCCCAGGCGGCGCAACTCCTCGTTGACGCCGGCTTCACCCGGGTCTCGAACCTCAAGGGCGGCATCATCGCGTGGAGCAAGGAGGTGGACCCGTCGGTGCCGGCGTACTGA
- a CDS encoding NADPH:quinone reductase, with the protein MRAAWYERQGPAADVLVIGDMPDPLPGAGEVRIRVAASGINPGDVKKRQDTFGVGMPYPRVIPHSDGAGTIDQVGTDVPAARVGERVWCFGAQSYRPFGTAAEYVIVPADQAIPLPARVSFEQGACLGIPGITAHRAVFAAGPVEGRTVLVQGGAGAVGQCAVALARHAGARVIATVRSEHDETVAQRAGAHAFVRTDGRPAGEVVEHIGRLAPDGVNHVIEVAFHANIAIDEQLLALGGSIATYATGDPAPAIPFWPLVFKNISVFFLGSDDFPAEAKAAAARGLNEALEAGWPGFEIGSVFTLEAVAAAHEAVEKGREPGRILVKLL; encoded by the coding sequence ATGAGAGCCGCCTGGTATGAACGACAAGGACCTGCCGCCGACGTGCTGGTGATCGGTGATATGCCGGATCCTCTGCCTGGCGCAGGCGAGGTGCGCATCCGGGTGGCCGCTTCCGGCATCAATCCCGGTGACGTGAAGAAGCGCCAGGATACATTTGGCGTGGGGATGCCGTATCCGCGCGTGATTCCTCACAGCGATGGGGCCGGCACCATCGACCAGGTCGGCACGGATGTGCCGGCGGCGCGCGTCGGCGAGCGCGTATGGTGTTTTGGCGCGCAAAGTTATCGCCCGTTCGGGACCGCCGCGGAGTATGTCATCGTGCCGGCCGATCAAGCGATTCCGCTTCCCGCACGGGTTTCCTTCGAGCAGGGGGCGTGTCTGGGTATTCCCGGCATCACGGCCCATCGCGCCGTCTTCGCGGCCGGGCCGGTCGAGGGCCGAACCGTGCTGGTGCAGGGTGGAGCGGGCGCGGTGGGCCAGTGCGCGGTCGCTCTCGCCAGGCATGCGGGAGCCCGCGTCATCGCGACCGTTCGGTCGGAGCATGATGAGACCGTCGCGCAACGGGCAGGCGCGCACGCATTCGTACGCACCGACGGCCGCCCTGCCGGCGAAGTGGTCGAGCACATCGGGCGACTTGCGCCGGATGGGGTCAACCACGTGATCGAGGTCGCCTTCCACGCCAACATCGCGATCGACGAGCAACTGCTTGCGCTGGGTGGCTCCATCGCCACCTATGCCACGGGCGACCCCGCGCCGGCAATCCCGTTCTGGCCGCTGGTTTTCAAAAACATCAGCGTGTTCTTTCTCGGGAGCGACGACTTTCCGGCTGAAGCGAAGGCAGCGGCAGCGCGCGGGTTGAACGAGGCGCTGGAGGCCGGGTGGCCGGGTTTTGAGATCGGGAGCGTGTTTACGTTGGAGGCCGTCGCCGCAGCACATGAGGCCGTCGAGAAGGGACGAGAACCCGGACGGATACTGGTGAAACTCTTATGA
- the mtgA gene encoding monofunctional biosynthetic peptidoglycan transglycosylase — MLWRVGLRRVAKGLAWAGVVLFLASLFWVLLYRFVDPPFTFLMIRDTLRGKTVDSRDLRIRTVNRALPLAVVTAEDQRFCLHNGFDWEAIEKARDFNERSDRVRGASTISMQTAKNAFLWPGRTWVRKGVEAYFTVLIELFWPKWRIMEVYLNIAEWGDGLFGAEAAAQHYFGKSAAQLSRYEAALLAAALPSPLTSNPGRPSGYLGRRASGIVAQMDDVEAFAACLVR, encoded by the coding sequence ATGTTATGGCGCGTCGGGCTTCGCCGCGTGGCGAAAGGACTCGCCTGGGCCGGCGTGGTTCTTTTTCTGGCGAGCCTCTTCTGGGTCCTGCTCTATCGTTTCGTCGACCCGCCCTTTACGTTCCTGATGATACGTGACACGCTGCGCGGCAAGACGGTCGACAGCCGGGATCTGCGTATACGGACGGTGAACCGCGCGCTGCCCCTGGCCGTCGTCACAGCCGAAGATCAGCGTTTCTGCCTCCACAACGGATTCGACTGGGAGGCCATCGAGAAAGCACGCGACTTCAACGAGCGGAGCGACCGGGTTCGCGGGGCCTCGACGATCTCGATGCAGACGGCCAAAAACGCCTTTCTCTGGCCGGGGCGCACGTGGGTGCGCAAGGGCGTGGAGGCCTATTTTACCGTGCTGATCGAGCTGTTCTGGCCGAAATGGCGCATCATGGAGGTGTACCTCAACATCGCCGAGTGGGGCGACGGCCTGTTCGGGGCCGAAGCGGCGGCGCAGCACTACTTCGGCAAGTCGGCGGCCCAGCTCAGTCGCTACGAGGCGGCCCTGCTGGCGGCGGCCCTGCCTTCGCCGCTCACTTCCAATCCGGGGCGTCCCTCGGGCTACCTCGGCCGGCGCGCCTCCGGCATCGTGGCGCAGATGGACGATGTAGAGGCGTTCGCGGCGTGTCTGGTGCGGTGA